One genomic segment of Pseudomonas fortuita includes these proteins:
- a CDS encoding phasin family protein — protein MAGKKNSDKESSSWVGGIEKYSRKIWLAGLGIYSKIDQDGPKLFDSLVKDGEKAEKQAKKTAEDVADTAKASTTSRVSGVKDRALGKWSELEEAFDKRLNSAISRLGVPSRNEIKALHQQVDSLTKQIEKLTGASVTPVSSRAAAAKPAASKAAAKPLAKAAAAKPAAKTAAAKPAAKTAAAKSAAKPAAKPAAAKAAAAKPAAAKKPAVKKAPAKPAAAKPAAPAASAAPAATTAPTPATAPASSAPSAPNGTGTLI, from the coding sequence ATGGCTGGCAAGAAGAATTCCGATAAAGAAAGCAGCTCCTGGGTCGGCGGGATCGAGAAGTACTCCCGCAAGATCTGGCTGGCGGGGCTGGGTATCTATTCGAAGATCGACCAGGACGGCCCCAAGCTGTTCGACTCGCTGGTGAAGGATGGCGAGAAGGCCGAGAAACAGGCGAAGAAGACCGCTGAAGATGTGGCCGACACCGCCAAGGCTTCGACCACCTCGCGTGTGTCTGGTGTGAAAGACCGTGCGCTGGGCAAATGGAGCGAGCTCGAAGAAGCCTTCGACAAGCGCCTGAACAGCGCCATATCGCGTTTGGGTGTGCCAAGCCGCAACGAGATCAAGGCCCTGCACCAGCAGGTGGACAGCCTGACCAAGCAGATCGAGAAACTGACCGGTGCTTCGGTTACGCCGGTTTCGTCGCGCGCTGCGGCGGCCAAACCGGCTGCGAGCAAGGCAGCGGCCAAGCCACTGGCCAAGGCAGCAGCGGCCAAGCCTGCGGCGAAAACCGCGGCAGCCAAACCTGCAGCTAAAACGGCAGCGGCCAAATCTGCTGCCAAGCCGGCGGCCAAACCTGCCGCCGCCAAGGCTGCGGCGGCCAAGCCAGCGGCAGCGAAGAAACCTGCGGTGAAGAAAGCACCGGCCAAGCCGGCAGCCGCGAAACCGGCAGCCCCAGCGGCCAGCGCGGCCCCGGCCGCTACCACAGCACCGACACCTGCCACCGCCCCGGCCAGTAGCGCCCCGTCGGCACCAAACGGCACCGGTACCTTGATCTGA
- a CDS encoding phasin family protein, with protein MAKVTVKKKEDAQGTLGEVRGYARKIWLAGIGAYARVGQEGSEYFSELVKAGEGVEKRGKKRIDKELDAANHQIDDAAEELSRVRGKVEIQLDKIEKAFDARVGRALNRLGIPSKHDVEALSVKLEQLHELLERVAHKP; from the coding sequence ATGGCCAAAGTGACTGTGAAGAAAAAGGAAGACGCCCAGGGCACGCTGGGTGAGGTGCGCGGCTACGCGCGCAAGATCTGGCTGGCAGGTATCGGCGCTTATGCCCGCGTCGGCCAGGAAGGTTCCGAGTATTTCAGCGAGCTGGTCAAGGCCGGCGAAGGTGTTGAAAAACGTGGCAAGAAACGCATCGACAAAGAGCTCGATGCTGCCAACCACCAGATCGACGACGCCGCTGAAGAACTCAGCCGCGTACGCGGCAAGGTCGAAATTCAACTCGACAAGATCGAAAAAGCTTTCGACGCGCGGGTAGGACGCGCCTTGAATCGCCTCGGCATTCCGTCTAAACATGACGTTGAGGCGTTGTCGGTGAAGCTTGAACAGCTGCACGAGCTGCTTGAGCGCGTCGCGCACAAACCATAA
- a CDS encoding DUF6543 domain-containing protein, whose protein sequence is MAVSSSTTTYRQLVASRFAKRPTLRQLLASEGFSVLADRYPWIVRNYPDLEGLERFTVLRAAPSEPPVQPLVPLLLEHYLNGRPMDLGAADQLSIAPPQPFYPQEQGENPASQPRITLDMAMLNQDFDTLLAALGDAFEQAQISFWAGTDGISERSNVRWLAHLLKASLLNGVERQGLDDTAKGTLYRLLENGADTPAVSGLQISLGMSGNTQSFTLADLVLFGPDQVLWCSPAGKVRRYVDATTFASALRDQLAQAYRFEAFSWAHRPLLGDPFEHQATAMLNSILERLGRLSLASFSTVEELEQTLDAVTDPASDISGQWLVNEAQPDIALPAWLASAAASDRLLYSDAVLRLCARQAQAGSKGSLDDIEPLDTYARRRLRERMQLDHPDQAPLDPDLLLIEISVVVPVSSTGPAVLRHLKRITLTEMAVVRLHTDLNEVASGLTYQGRQPEQAWMTLDYLQALVTEVDIGGQYPVHVAAQLQAFEHDPEQVQRFAREWRGNLAFTALKAKIDGQIGETACLAVVEFCLGKALPAEPLTFSPLVLQPFKGAPEGDTVQGMFVLHVQASASFLLYRPLFAEQPLAEHASLDALMAQIQTNPQLQQDVLDWVDDENRAVYQNGGFLRPHLHPRMSKLAHWLGGGTAWTDAALESLRTPVTLVHEPWQGDLDIKLHEARVQALLLLASRQTVSNSQQRWALAWQLGWMLFNATTPLLRGPAAAVAWVVAAVAALKDDLSALTQGTPEAQALAVTDLLANVAMLLIHDVGSVTPEPPSARLQGPLPRLESLEARPSAAAAWREAPDEGAWQSPVPTQTHVTLLSWGDNQRLGNLPAPTRQALGQLQANISLQGRTVQRQGRLRGLYAIEDRYYVKLHEVAYEVLESETGLRIIGPPQNVDEWQARWGGNPDGYHIVGRQRSYGPWLTRRNDTWVLDLALAGGMPKSRQQIIAQNQQQFDSLNQAVSANHNALKKIKPLLDANQQLMTDYDAEANAFGKALARAGGQAAMDEHLQQQNRDLAARRLELMPQIRTISLCLEKQASLLQTNASLLRQLMEPRFARLDPLGTARRSLGVLSETQVENDILLLRRLLEQSDHQGLEQKSVGLKKVPVTDEQKQRHVSFRQAVRDTLDIVSRLRTVSERLDTLLPRMLEDPLITFPNKDKKAKVEAAIALRPYSTLVIRAQQLSDMAYLLLDKTRLTEQVAIDLLPVQQSLDSRQFSQTVWTHDGIATANLPQEEQAALLGDALREYETTLGKAQYLQSFEHPAIDQTILQAYIEELSVLVHITESQLASALVNVDSGASPAPAPVMYRVHPRKSMVIRTAQGRRLLVDRAQGSNRAVQHDPVTQQPASTFEQRDGEWFELAPAEPPVALDTSELRQRATSLLASREERIAKAARHIHEPNALSNLMDWHIEDMLEIAVKIKGIKDDPRLAALTGELREAVAYVRAEKQRLLTQSYLTTHHPDATALRYLHEQQRLQITPTVARKPTRRADDFLDVYEIRDTHAPAAVLWEAHFHYRSKQASALDFAKGHLKFWEPRSLEREEQLKQATTAERIKIYRGDLKREDVADIIPFPAD, encoded by the coding sequence ATGGCTGTTTCCTCCTCGACAACCACCTATCGGCAGCTGGTGGCCAGCCGCTTCGCCAAACGCCCCACGCTACGTCAGCTGCTGGCTAGCGAAGGCTTCAGCGTGCTTGCCGATCGCTACCCGTGGATCGTTCGCAACTATCCGGACCTTGAAGGCCTCGAGCGTTTCACCGTGCTCAGGGCAGCACCTTCCGAGCCGCCAGTACAGCCACTGGTGCCCCTGCTGCTCGAGCACTACCTGAACGGCCGCCCCATGGACCTGGGGGCGGCGGATCAGCTCAGCATCGCACCACCGCAACCCTTCTACCCCCAGGAGCAAGGTGAAAACCCTGCCAGTCAGCCGCGAATCACGCTTGATATGGCAATGCTCAACCAGGATTTCGACACACTGCTGGCCGCTCTGGGCGATGCGTTCGAGCAGGCCCAAATCAGCTTCTGGGCCGGCACTGACGGCATTTCCGAGCGCTCCAACGTGCGCTGGCTGGCACACCTGCTGAAAGCTTCGCTGCTGAACGGGGTTGAACGCCAAGGGCTGGATGACACCGCCAAAGGCACGCTCTATCGCTTGCTGGAGAATGGGGCCGACACACCCGCCGTCAGCGGCCTGCAGATATCGCTGGGCATGTCGGGCAACACCCAGTCGTTCACCCTGGCGGACCTTGTATTGTTCGGCCCCGATCAGGTGCTGTGGTGCAGCCCTGCGGGCAAAGTACGCCGCTACGTGGATGCAACCACCTTTGCCAGCGCCCTGCGCGACCAGTTGGCGCAAGCCTATCGCTTCGAGGCGTTCAGCTGGGCACATCGCCCCTTGCTGGGTGACCCCTTCGAACACCAGGCCACCGCCATGCTCAACAGCATTCTTGAGCGCCTCGGCCGCCTGAGCCTGGCCTCGTTCAGCACCGTCGAGGAGCTGGAACAGACGCTCGACGCCGTTACAGACCCCGCCTCCGATATTTCCGGCCAGTGGCTGGTGAACGAAGCCCAACCAGACATCGCCCTGCCGGCCTGGCTGGCTTCGGCGGCCGCCAGTGACCGCCTGCTGTACAGCGACGCAGTGCTGCGGCTATGCGCTCGCCAGGCGCAGGCGGGCAGCAAAGGTTCGCTGGACGACATCGAACCCCTGGACACCTATGCCAGAAGGCGCCTTCGCGAGCGCATGCAGCTCGACCACCCCGACCAGGCGCCGCTCGACCCTGACCTGCTGCTGATAGAGATTTCCGTCGTGGTTCCTGTGTCTTCGACAGGGCCGGCCGTGCTGCGGCACCTCAAACGCATAACCCTGACCGAGATGGCCGTAGTGCGCCTGCACACCGACCTAAACGAAGTGGCATCTGGCCTGACCTATCAGGGGCGCCAGCCGGAGCAAGCCTGGATGACCCTTGATTACCTCCAGGCACTGGTCACCGAGGTGGACATCGGCGGCCAGTACCCGGTGCACGTGGCGGCCCAGTTGCAGGCATTCGAGCATGACCCCGAACAAGTCCAGCGCTTCGCCCGAGAATGGCGTGGCAATCTGGCGTTCACGGCCCTAAAGGCGAAAATTGACGGCCAGATTGGCGAGACCGCCTGCCTGGCTGTTGTCGAATTCTGCCTGGGCAAAGCGCTGCCAGCAGAACCGTTGACCTTCTCGCCACTGGTGCTGCAACCGTTCAAGGGTGCCCCTGAAGGCGACACTGTGCAGGGCATGTTTGTGCTGCACGTCCAGGCCAGCGCCAGCTTTTTGCTTTACCGCCCGTTGTTTGCCGAACAACCCTTGGCAGAACATGCCAGCCTGGATGCACTGATGGCTCAGATCCAGACCAATCCACAACTGCAACAGGACGTGCTCGACTGGGTAGATGACGAAAACCGGGCCGTCTATCAGAATGGCGGCTTCCTTCGGCCCCACCTGCATCCGCGCATGTCGAAACTGGCGCACTGGCTGGGCGGTGGCACAGCGTGGACAGATGCTGCGCTGGAGTCGCTGCGGACCCCGGTTACCCTGGTGCATGAGCCTTGGCAGGGCGATCTGGACATCAAGCTGCACGAGGCGAGAGTCCAGGCGCTATTGCTTCTTGCCTCGCGCCAGACGGTCTCGAACTCACAGCAGCGCTGGGCGCTGGCCTGGCAGCTTGGCTGGATGCTGTTCAACGCCACCACGCCACTGCTGCGAGGCCCGGCGGCGGCCGTGGCCTGGGTGGTGGCTGCAGTGGCAGCATTGAAGGACGATTTGTCTGCCCTCACTCAAGGCACACCCGAAGCGCAGGCCTTGGCAGTCACTGACCTGCTGGCCAATGTCGCCATGTTGTTGATTCATGACGTTGGCAGCGTCACACCTGAGCCCCCTTCGGCCCGGCTGCAAGGCCCTCTGCCACGGCTTGAAAGCCTGGAAGCCCGACCGTCAGCTGCTGCGGCCTGGCGGGAGGCACCGGACGAAGGCGCCTGGCAATCGCCGGTTCCGACCCAAACCCACGTCACGCTGTTGAGCTGGGGCGACAACCAACGCTTGGGCAACCTTCCAGCGCCAACCCGACAAGCGCTGGGTCAACTGCAGGCCAACATTTCCCTGCAGGGGCGCACGGTGCAGCGCCAAGGCAGGCTTCGAGGGCTGTATGCCATCGAAGACCGCTACTACGTGAAGTTGCACGAGGTCGCCTACGAGGTGCTGGAAAGCGAGACAGGCCTGCGGATCATCGGCCCGCCGCAAAACGTGGATGAATGGCAAGCCCGCTGGGGTGGCAACCCGGACGGCTACCATATCGTTGGCCGCCAACGCAGTTACGGCCCCTGGCTGACACGCCGGAACGATACCTGGGTACTGGACCTCGCCCTGGCAGGCGGCATGCCGAAAAGCCGGCAGCAGATCATTGCGCAAAACCAACAGCAGTTCGACAGTTTGAACCAAGCGGTGTCTGCCAATCACAATGCCCTGAAAAAGATCAAGCCGCTGCTGGATGCCAACCAGCAATTGATGACCGACTACGATGCCGAGGCGAACGCCTTCGGGAAGGCCCTGGCCAGGGCAGGTGGCCAGGCAGCCATGGACGAACACTTGCAGCAACAGAACCGGGACTTGGCTGCCCGGCGTCTCGAGCTTATGCCGCAGATTCGCACGATATCGCTGTGCCTGGAAAAACAAGCGTCACTGCTGCAGACCAATGCCTCCCTCCTGCGCCAGCTGATGGAGCCCAGGTTCGCCAGGCTCGACCCGCTAGGCACCGCCCGACGCAGCCTGGGTGTCCTTTCCGAAACGCAGGTCGAGAACGACATCCTCTTGCTTCGCCGTCTGCTGGAACAATCGGACCACCAGGGCCTTGAGCAAAAATCCGTCGGCCTGAAAAAAGTGCCTGTGACCGATGAGCAAAAACAGCGCCATGTTTCGTTTCGCCAGGCAGTGCGTGACACGCTGGACATCGTCAGCCGCCTGCGCACGGTCAGTGAGCGGCTTGACACCCTCTTGCCCCGAATGCTGGAGGACCCGCTGATCACGTTCCCGAACAAGGACAAGAAAGCCAAGGTCGAAGCGGCCATCGCGCTGCGGCCCTATTCAACACTGGTCATTCGTGCGCAGCAGCTGAGCGACATGGCGTACCTGTTGCTGGACAAGACGCGCCTGACCGAACAGGTGGCCATCGATCTTCTACCGGTGCAGCAATCACTGGACAGCAGGCAGTTCTCACAAACCGTCTGGACACATGATGGGATCGCGACTGCAAACCTGCCCCAGGAAGAGCAGGCAGCGTTGCTCGGCGACGCATTGCGCGAGTATGAGACCACGCTCGGCAAGGCCCAGTACCTACAATCCTTCGAGCATCCGGCCATCGACCAGACCATACTGCAAGCGTACATCGAGGAATTGTCGGTACTGGTGCACATCACGGAATCACAACTAGCCAGCGCCCTGGTCAACGTCGACAGCGGCGCAAGCCCCGCCCCCGCCCCAGTGATGTACCGTGTACATCCTCGCAAGAGCATGGTGATCAGGACGGCGCAAGGTCGCAGGTTACTGGTTGACCGGGCGCAAGGCAGCAACCGGGCGGTTCAACATGACCCCGTCACTCAGCAACCTGCCAGCACCTTCGAGCAGCGCGACGGCGAGTGGTTCGAGCTGGCACCGGCGGAACCACCGGTGGCCCTCGACACCTCCGAACTGCGCCAGCGCGCCACCAGCCTGCTCGCCAGCCGTGAGGAGCGAATCGCCAAGGCCGCACGCCATATCCACGAGCCGAATGCCCTGTCCAACCTCATGGACTGGCATATCGAAGACATGCTCGAGATCGCCGTCAAAATCAAGGGCATCAAGGACGATCCCCGGTTGGCCGCGTTAACTGGCGAACTGCGTGAAGCGGTAGCCTACGTGCGGGCGGAGAAACAACGGCTGCTTACCCAGTCCTACCTCACCACACATCACCCCGATGCCACCGCATTGCGCTACCTGCATGAACAACAGCGCCTGCAGATCACGCCAACCGTGGCAAGAAAACCGACGCGTCGCGCGGATGATTTTCTGGACGTGTATGAGATCAGAGACACGCATGCCCCCGCAGCGGTGCTTTGGGAGGCGCATTTTCATTACCGCAGCAAGCAGGCCAGCGCCCTCGACTTCGCCAAGGGTCACTTGAAGTTCTGGGAGCCCCGGAGCCTGGAGCGAGAGGAACAACTCAAGCAGGCCACAACCGCCGAGCGGATCAAGATCTACCGGGGCGATCTGAAGCGCGAAGATGTGGCAGACATCATACCGTTCCCTGCCGATTGA